One window of the Amycolatopsis mediterranei genome contains the following:
- a CDS encoding glycine-rich domain-containing protein, translating to MSITISTHRTGRSLVSADLFQRLSSRIVMAERFERDLAERILDQALAFLAACGSNVDAPLAPSELVDIGWHTFILDTHEYAAFCDHVAGRFLHHVPTDGRNDGESPAAVFARTTTAMRRLGFCLDEALWPRTALGSCTGCHNGCHEDPPPVAA from the coding sequence ATGTCGATCACCATCAGCACGCACCGAACCGGGCGGTCCCTCGTCTCCGCAGACCTCTTCCAACGCCTGAGCAGCCGCATCGTCATGGCGGAACGTTTCGAGCGCGACCTCGCCGAACGCATCCTGGACCAGGCATTGGCGTTCCTCGCCGCGTGCGGCTCTAACGTCGATGCCCCGCTCGCCCCGAGCGAGCTCGTCGACATCGGCTGGCACACCTTCATCCTCGACACCCACGAGTACGCCGCCTTCTGCGACCACGTCGCCGGCAGGTTCCTCCACCACGTGCCCACCGACGGCCGGAACGACGGGGAGTCACCCGCGGCCGTCTTCGCCCGGACGACTACGGCGATGCGGCGGCTCGGCTTCTGCCTCGACGAGGCGCTGTGGCCACGTACCGCGCTCGGCAGCTGCACGGGCTGTCACAATGGCTGCCACGAGGACCCGCCGCCGGTCGCGGCCTAG
- a CDS encoding phosphotransferase family protein, translated as MPRSTWEALPVAVRTAIERETGGVHDTVLPDAGRNSDFSATLHTETGAIFCKGIADADGKRGRMHRHEAAVNPLLPPEVAPRLLWHAEADGWLLLGFEHSPGHHVDLSPGSADLGPVRDVVTTMAAALSTVSVDAPSLAEQWARLAAWRRLAKDAPDDLDPWARDHLDELTSWETTAVEHVAGSTLAHTDLHALNLLSNDGKVQIVDWAWSRNANPAVDPAFLVTRLIEAGHASEAAETWAEQLPLWQQTPAETKTAFAVAIWGIWEYLERHQPLAHRTALTAAARSWARYRLDL; from the coding sequence ATGCCGCGCAGCACCTGGGAAGCCTTGCCCGTCGCGGTGCGAACCGCGATCGAGCGCGAAACCGGCGGCGTACACGACACCGTGCTTCCCGACGCAGGCCGCAACTCCGACTTCTCCGCCACACTGCACACCGAGACGGGCGCCATTTTCTGCAAGGGCATCGCCGACGCAGATGGCAAGCGCGGCCGCATGCACCGCCACGAAGCCGCGGTCAATCCGCTCCTCCCGCCCGAGGTCGCTCCTCGACTGCTGTGGCACGCCGAGGCCGACGGCTGGCTTCTCCTCGGCTTCGAGCACTCGCCCGGCCACCACGTCGACCTCTCGCCGGGATCCGCCGACCTGGGACCGGTGCGGGACGTCGTTACGACGATGGCGGCGGCCCTGAGCACGGTGTCCGTCGACGCGCCGTCCCTGGCGGAGCAGTGGGCGAGACTGGCCGCCTGGCGACGTCTCGCCAAGGACGCTCCTGACGATCTCGATCCGTGGGCCCGAGACCACCTCGACGAGCTGACGAGCTGGGAGACCACCGCGGTCGAGCACGTCGCGGGCAGCACACTCGCTCACACCGACCTGCACGCCTTGAACCTGCTCAGCAACGACGGCAAGGTCCAGATCGTCGACTGGGCCTGGTCGCGAAACGCCAATCCAGCAGTCGATCCGGCCTTCCTCGTCACCCGCCTCATCGAGGCCGGCCACGCTTCCGAAGCAGCCGAAACCTGGGCGGAGCAGCTGCCGCTCTGGCAGCAGACTCCCGCTGAAACCAAGACGGCTTTCGCGGTCGCTATCTGGGGCATCTGGGAGTACCTCGAACGCCACCAGCCGCTGGCCCACCGCACCGCGCTCACCGCGGCCGCCCGATCATGGGCTCGTTACCGGCTCGACCTCTGA
- a CDS encoding VOC family protein, translated as MTLSVGAAVLKYGAMAAAGQAVTVLGGIGSAAATASGALLVVPAAGLAAAAAIATLKLGVSGFADALKESDPAKYTQAIAEFPPAMAAAANAVRAPRPDLTGLRQDVQQRLFAGLTAEITGRAGTYLPLLRTETELGGITDGLNAGAGGLAAFAREGRTVDDVRSILDSTGASVRLASAGVQPFLQALLDVAAVGAEFLPGFASGLADGAQRFADFIATARQTGQLREWISAGLSAVGDLVTIRATLGQIVFAVFSSASTGGDGLLSTLVAITGQIAAFVPVRASAHSRLQHAAFFYGVQQHNIDAAEMFREHDITIEAGPDRHGITQGAFLYVFEPGGNRIELFGEPGILQLEPDYETRTWQMSDIDTGLAIGGAKLPWETYFSYGTPPTKPLSEHLAEVPGPPAPPSAESAAAAEVVPDGIEHSRGVANAPVG; from the coding sequence ATGACGCTGTCCGTCGGCGCGGCAGTGCTGAAGTACGGCGCGATGGCCGCCGCGGGCCAGGCCGTGACCGTGCTCGGCGGCATCGGGTCGGCGGCGGCCACCGCCTCCGGCGCCCTGCTGGTCGTCCCTGCGGCCGGCCTTGCCGCAGCGGCGGCGATCGCCACGCTCAAGCTCGGCGTCTCCGGGTTCGCCGATGCGCTCAAGGAGAGCGACCCGGCCAAATACACGCAGGCCATCGCCGAGTTTCCGCCCGCGATGGCCGCCGCTGCGAACGCGGTCCGCGCGCCGCGTCCGGACCTGACCGGGCTACGGCAGGACGTCCAGCAGCGTCTGTTCGCTGGCCTCACAGCGGAGATCACCGGCCGGGCTGGGACGTACCTACCGCTACTCCGTACCGAAACTGAACTGGGCGGCATCACGGACGGGCTCAACGCCGGAGCGGGCGGCCTGGCCGCGTTCGCCCGCGAAGGCCGCACCGTCGACGACGTCCGCTCGATCTTGGACAGCACCGGCGCGTCCGTGCGGCTGGCCTCCGCCGGGGTGCAGCCGTTCCTGCAGGCACTGCTGGACGTGGCGGCGGTCGGCGCGGAGTTCCTGCCTGGGTTCGCCTCCGGGCTGGCCGACGGTGCCCAGCGCTTCGCGGACTTCATCGCCACCGCGCGCCAGACCGGGCAACTGCGCGAATGGATTTCGGCCGGGCTCTCCGCCGTCGGTGACCTGGTCACGATCCGCGCAACCCTCGGCCAGATCGTGTTCGCGGTGTTCTCCTCCGCCAGCACCGGCGGCGACGGCCTGCTGTCCACGCTGGTCGCGATCACAGGGCAGATCGCCGCGTTCGTCCCAGTCCGCGCAAGCGCCCACAGCCGCCTCCAGCACGCGGCGTTCTTCTACGGCGTCCAGCAGCACAACATCGACGCGGCGGAGATGTTCCGCGAGCACGACATCACGATCGAGGCGGGCCCGGACCGCCACGGCATCACGCAGGGCGCATTCCTGTACGTCTTCGAGCCGGGCGGCAACCGCATCGAGCTGTTCGGCGAGCCTGGCATCCTGCAACTCGAGCCGGACTACGAGACCCGCACGTGGCAGATGTCCGACATCGACACCGGCCTGGCGATCGGCGGCGCGAAGCTGCCGTGGGAGACGTACTTCAGCTACGGCACCCCGCCGACCAAGCCGTTGTCCGAGCACCTCGCCGAGGTACCCGGGCCGCCGGCGCCGCCGTCCGCCGAGTCGGCGGCTGCGGCCGAGGTCGTTCCCGATGGGATCGAGCACTCCCGCGGCGTCGCCAACGCGCCCGTGGGCTGA
- a CDS encoding dihydropteroate synthase encodes MWIDPGIGFGKTVEDNVRLLRRMPAMCDLGIPVLLGVSRKSFIGAVTGRDVEDRLPGSLALIAPAWSAGVDIIRVHDVPQTCDTITMLEAVWGDR; translated from the coding sequence GTGTGGATCGACCCGGGCATCGGCTTCGGCAAGACGGTCGAGGACAACGTGCGCCTGCTGCGCCGCATGCCGGCGATGTGCGACCTCGGCATCCCGGTCCTGCTGGGCGTAAGCCGCAAGTCGTTCATCGGCGCGGTCACCGGCCGCGACGTCGAGGACCGGCTGCCGGGCTCGCTGGCGCTGATCGCCCCGGCGTGGTCAGCCGGGGTCGACATCATCCGGGTCCACGACGTGCCGCAGACCTGCGACACGATCACCATGCTCGAGGCTGTCTGGGGAGATCGGTGA
- a CDS encoding NPCBM/NEW2 domain-containing protein translates to MAGGIIAGLVAFLNGVFDLGDHIFGGSSADAEAPAASPTAPGTAVASSSGVSSAQPDEPAMPTKPVAAGTAERQPETTPVSQARRSGPAWYDLTAYEAVSFGNGHSSVSSITIGNTSFPNSIKGYYQSSASDPNDRRTWLTAGACDQLSVWVGKDAASSGKGGTGHFSVQAEAAEIAGADATLQDQPQQLVVDIAGVSRLTLFDTKASQDANNAWGSPKVRCTAPPGKPH, encoded by the coding sequence GTGGCCGGCGGCATCATCGCCGGCCTCGTTGCTTTCCTGAACGGTGTCTTCGACCTCGGTGACCACATCTTCGGCGGCAGCAGTGCCGACGCGGAAGCGCCGGCGGCCAGCCCGACGGCTCCCGGCACGGCGGTCGCCTCGAGCAGTGGTGTCTCCTCGGCGCAGCCCGACGAGCCCGCGATGCCGACCAAGCCCGTCGCCGCGGGAACAGCGGAGCGTCAGCCGGAGACGACGCCGGTGTCGCAGGCAAGGCGTTCGGGGCCCGCCTGGTACGACCTGACCGCCTACGAAGCTGTCTCGTTCGGCAACGGCCACAGCTCGGTCTCGTCGATCACGATCGGCAACACGTCGTTCCCGAACAGCATCAAGGGCTATTACCAGTCTTCGGCGTCGGACCCGAACGATCGGCGCACCTGGCTGACCGCGGGGGCTTGTGACCAGCTTTCGGTGTGGGTCGGCAAGGACGCGGCTTCGTCGGGAAAGGGCGGCACAGGCCACTTCAGCGTCCAGGCCGAGGCTGCGGAGATCGCCGGCGCGGACGCGACCTTGCAGGACCAGCCACAGCAGCTCGTCGTGGATATCGCCGGGGTGAGCCGGCTGACCTTGTTCGACACCAAGGCGAGTCAGGATGCGAACAACGCGTGGGGCAGCCCGAAGGTGCGCTGTACCGCACCTCCGGGTAAACCTCACTGA
- a CDS encoding citrate/2-methylcitrate synthase, whose amino-acid sequence MGFGHRVYKKGDSRLPTMRHALQEVAELRDGHEPLDLHEALARAMYAEKGLHLNLDYPAGPAYHLMGFDTPIFVAARITGWTAHIMEQLAANSLIRLSSTYSGFCRALPRGPRGLAKESPVTSSTPTSRAPTRPGTARHRGREFHPGDRRGLSGCRARPTSADRSVTGTRSARGAIAKARWTRVDPAHTVTIHGAPPTVVRDELGQRKQEVVLRGRRHHRRPRCFPERCLRPR is encoded by the coding sequence ATGGGTTTCGGTCACCGCGTCTACAAGAAGGGCGATTCCCGGCTCCCGACGATGCGGCACGCCCTGCAGGAGGTCGCCGAGCTCCGCGACGGCCATGAGCCGCTGGACCTCCACGAGGCCCTCGCCCGGGCGATGTACGCGGAGAAGGGCCTGCACCTGAACCTCGACTATCCGGCCGGCCCGGCGTATCACCTGATGGGCTTCGACACCCCAATCTTCGTGGCTGCGCGCATCACCGGCTGGACTGCCCACATCATGGAACAGCTGGCGGCCAACAGCCTGATCCGGCTGTCGAGCACCTACAGCGGCTTTTGCCGTGCGCTCCCTCGGGGTCCACGCGGACTCGCGAAGGAGAGCCCCGTGACCAGTTCCACCCCGACCAGCCGCGCTCCAACGCGCCCGGGAACTGCTCGACACCGGGGGCGCGAGTTCCATCCAGGAGATCGGCGCGGGCTGTCAGGTTGCCGCGCGCGTCCCACTTCAGCCGACCGTTCCGTGACCGGTACGCGATCAGCCCGCGGTGCTATCGCGAAGGCAAGGTGGACTCGAGTTGATCCCGCACACACCGTAACGATCCACGGTGCGCCACCGACTGTGGTGCGTGACGAACTCGGGCAACGGAAACAAGAAGTGGTACTTCGTGGCCGGCGGCATCATCGCCGGCCTCGTTGCTTTCCTGAACGGTGTCTTCGACCTCGGTGA
- a CDS encoding (2Fe-2S)-binding protein, with the protein MLIAAQPAGAPRIRAVTSALLSEPPLAGSGVTVDGQFRRRSCCLIYRASPERNSPICGDCVLTP; encoded by the coding sequence ATGCTCATCGCCGCCCAGCCCGCGGGCGCGCCGCGGATCCGGGCGGTCACCTCGGCACTGCTCTCCGAGCCACCGCTGGCCGGGAGCGGCGTAACCGTGGATGGACAGTTCCGGCGCCGTAGCTGCTGCCTGATCTACCGAGCCTCGCCCGAGCGCAACAGCCCAATCTGCGGAGACTGCGTGCTCACCCCCTGA
- a CDS encoding ImmA/IrrE family metallo-endopeptidase — translation MAETSANPVMLTLARDSRELTQSDVAREMSERRGDGPKITQGYVSKAEAGATSVSGERLELFAAVLGYPTELLTLSGNVFGLGTTCVHHRKRQSLSAAAGRRVHAYLNLARIQTRHLLHGTDVQPANAFFRFPVSVIDTARDAAAEVRKRWRIPPGPVESMVDLLEQAGGIVVQRRTPSAAWDAVSQWPDDEAPVFLLNAATPPDRQRFTLAHELGHIVCHPVVGPNQEKEADEFAAEFLMPAAQIVADLKSDLDIAMLGALKQRWKVSMAALVRRAHDLGVITDWRYRTLNVELSSLGYRTDEPGVLPAEHPRLPLKAAREWITRQQDGLDDLAARTLLTTAEFTEVFGLAGQSDPELASTLEGGTCG, via the coding sequence GTGGCTGAGACCAGCGCGAATCCGGTGATGCTGACGCTCGCCCGGGACTCCCGTGAGCTGACCCAGTCGGACGTCGCCAGGGAAATGAGCGAGCGGCGAGGCGACGGCCCGAAGATCACGCAGGGCTACGTCTCGAAGGCCGAGGCTGGGGCGACTTCGGTCAGTGGTGAGCGACTGGAACTTTTCGCCGCAGTCTTGGGCTACCCCACTGAGCTGCTGACTTTGTCGGGGAACGTTTTCGGGCTCGGGACGACGTGTGTGCACCACCGCAAGCGCCAGTCCCTGTCGGCTGCTGCTGGCCGTCGCGTGCACGCCTACCTCAACCTCGCGCGGATCCAGACCCGCCATCTGCTGCACGGTACCGACGTTCAGCCCGCGAACGCGTTCTTCCGCTTCCCGGTGTCCGTCATCGACACCGCGCGCGACGCCGCGGCCGAGGTGCGCAAGCGGTGGCGGATACCGCCGGGGCCGGTGGAGTCGATGGTCGACCTGTTGGAGCAGGCCGGCGGCATCGTGGTCCAGCGCCGCACACCATCGGCTGCATGGGACGCCGTCAGCCAGTGGCCGGACGATGAGGCGCCTGTCTTCCTCCTGAATGCCGCCACACCACCGGACCGGCAGAGATTCACGCTGGCACACGAGCTGGGACACATTGTCTGTCACCCGGTTGTCGGGCCGAATCAAGAGAAGGAAGCCGACGAGTTTGCTGCCGAATTCCTGATGCCGGCCGCGCAAATCGTCGCGGATCTGAAGAGCGACTTGGACATCGCCATGCTCGGCGCGCTGAAGCAACGGTGGAAGGTGTCCATGGCAGCGCTCGTCCGGCGTGCCCACGACCTGGGCGTGATTACGGACTGGCGCTACCGAACCCTCAATGTCGAGCTCTCCAGTCTCGGCTACCGGACGGACGAACCTGGTGTACTGCCGGCGGAGCACCCGCGGCTGCCGCTCAAGGCGGCACGCGAGTGGATCACCCGACAGCAGGATGGCCTTGACGACCTGGCCGCACGCACTCTGTTGACGACTGCCGAATTCACCGAGGTGTTCGGGCTCGCTGGGCAGTCCGATCCTGAGCTCGCCTCGACTCTCGAAGGGGGCACGTGTGGCTAA
- a CDS encoding DUF2637 domain-containing protein: MTRLRGWLAHDLALSVQCACTGLVALGAAYASYRHGREFALRFGADTVTATIWPLLVDGLLTIATVELWKTHRSGRRSPRWVAWLAFVFGICLSLVANICSAPALSVLQVTVAACPPLVLLLSVELLNGALKHRVGETGSDRRIASRDANENARETVSVGETADVVTLLSVSTSDEQFGERTAEQRMWEYYVGARARGCHPNGAELDRAAGTHNYGRRIIRKWRAEGRLASSVELRQLATDVQVEHAGRVRRAVSGAP; this comes from the coding sequence ATGACGCGACTCAGGGGCTGGCTTGCTCACGACCTTGCCCTGTCCGTCCAGTGCGCTTGCACCGGGCTGGTCGCCCTCGGCGCGGCGTACGCCTCGTATCGGCACGGACGTGAGTTCGCGCTCCGCTTCGGCGCTGACACGGTGACGGCGACGATCTGGCCGCTCTTGGTCGACGGTCTGCTGACAATCGCGACGGTCGAGCTGTGGAAGACGCACCGGAGCGGTCGCCGGTCGCCGCGGTGGGTGGCATGGCTGGCGTTCGTGTTCGGTATCTGCCTGTCGTTGGTGGCGAACATCTGCTCGGCGCCGGCCTTGAGTGTGTTGCAGGTGACGGTGGCGGCGTGTCCGCCGCTGGTGTTGCTTTTGTCGGTCGAGTTGTTGAACGGTGCGCTGAAGCACCGGGTTGGTGAGACTGGCTCTGATAGGCGCATCGCCAGCCGAGACGCCAACGAGAATGCCCGCGAGACTGTGTCTGTCGGCGAGACTGCCGATGTGGTCACGCTGCTTTCGGTCTCGACTTCGGACGAGCAGTTCGGAGAGCGGACGGCGGAGCAACGGATGTGGGAGTACTACGTCGGCGCCCGTGCGCGTGGTTGTCATCCGAACGGCGCGGAGCTTGATCGGGCGGCCGGCACGCACAACTACGGTCGACGGATCATTCGGAAGTGGCGAGCTGAGGGCCGATTGGCTTCGTCCGTCGAGTTGAGACAACTGGCAACCGACGTCCAGGTGGAGCACGCTGGGCGTGTTCGCCGCGCAGTCTCGGGGGCGCCGTAA
- a CDS encoding TetR/AcrR family transcriptional regulator, translating to MPPKVPAKQLRGAAARKAVLDAAGAAFLADGFRGASIESIAAAAGVSRPTVYAHFADKEEVFRTIVAALHDDQLSAMRTAAEREGPIAEKLYDVLLARFAPFVALTSSSEHGGELLDENSRVCGDIATAARRHSAKLVEQVLEDASRQGELDLDRAGLTAAQAAGVVFDAALGAKENATVTPGAYRRKLRRLVNVLLHGLAR from the coding sequence ATGCCACCGAAAGTGCCTGCCAAGCAGCTGAGAGGGGCCGCCGCTCGAAAGGCGGTCCTCGACGCCGCAGGGGCGGCGTTCCTCGCGGACGGCTTCCGCGGAGCCTCGATCGAGTCGATCGCCGCGGCCGCCGGTGTGTCGAGGCCCACCGTGTACGCGCACTTTGCCGACAAGGAAGAAGTGTTCCGCACGATCGTCGCGGCATTGCACGATGACCAGCTCTCCGCCATGCGCACGGCCGCCGAACGCGAAGGTCCCATCGCCGAGAAGCTGTACGACGTCCTACTGGCGCGCTTCGCGCCCTTCGTCGCGCTGACGTCGTCCTCGGAGCACGGCGGCGAGCTGCTCGACGAAAACAGCCGAGTCTGCGGCGATATCGCCACAGCTGCGCGCAGGCACTCCGCGAAGCTGGTCGAGCAGGTTCTCGAGGACGCCTCGCGACAAGGCGAGCTCGACCTGGATCGGGCGGGCCTTACTGCCGCGCAAGCCGCCGGAGTCGTCTTCGACGCCGCGCTAGGGGCCAAAGAGAACGCCACCGTGACGCCGGGCGCCTACCGTCGAAAACTTCGCCGCTTGGTCAACGTGCTCTTGCACGGACTCGCTCGCTGA
- a CDS encoding SRPBCC domain-containing protein: MQKSVNTSLTTVSFSPEGAAIHEVNFGRSTASPEAVWARLVDPTGWHDYYSNAQDVRHLEGNWPRIELGSSFSRVTFGARVTTEVTEYEPFERLAWTGKVRGARGHHAWLLTPRDDGGTDIRTEETQRGTLLVALRPVHAPRVRRMHQLWVDNLAAAAAAGMGGVDQRG, encoded by the coding sequence TTGCAAAAATCCGTAAACACTTCGCTGACAACCGTAAGCTTCTCACCCGAAGGCGCGGCAATCCATGAGGTCAACTTCGGCCGGAGCACTGCTTCACCCGAAGCCGTGTGGGCGCGTCTGGTCGATCCGACCGGGTGGCACGACTACTACTCGAACGCGCAAGACGTCCGCCACCTCGAGGGCAACTGGCCGCGGATCGAGCTGGGCTCCAGCTTCTCCCGGGTGACGTTCGGGGCGCGGGTGACCACCGAGGTCACCGAGTACGAGCCCTTCGAGCGCCTGGCCTGGACCGGGAAGGTAAGAGGAGCTCGCGGCCACCACGCCTGGCTGCTGACTCCTCGGGACGACGGCGGGACCGACATCCGCACGGAGGAGACCCAGCGCGGCACCTTGCTGGTCGCGCTGCGGCCGGTGCACGCTCCTCGGGTGCGCCGCATGCATCAGCTCTGGGTGGACAACCTCGCCGCCGCTGCGGCGGCGGGCATGGGCGGAGTCGACCAGCGCGGCTGA